One window of Triplophysa rosa linkage group LG8, Trosa_1v2, whole genome shotgun sequence genomic DNA carries:
- the zgc:158766 gene encoding pleckstrin homology domain-containing family G member 4B isoform X2 translates to MLSTMHSRVKSRSCENYLSIKDSESLDNCIQSILSALYPPFSSTAATVLFQLFSVVERQYRSDGLRCFIDFLLPAKRILHVIKHEACLRFKGLLLCHKGWPLCLHEKVVLQLAPLHKVRLRQGDFYLQVVPLGRKAAKLVIKCLSGSGQAITEIPVAESMYGSVFTPEFLQNVTRDRNLHPLQNCLLNTGSVVYRTPWKNVVNPLFVTSTADAIMQARCGTLRGQLSTCSTHGSTGTLDSRRSSRDSLHSQGAESTASAPVLSRSLTDVGISSESTSSPGSLPQTPTLDETCVRSAHKMLSFSTDLSNPGLRKHHRRDSAAFESRRLFRKSYMEALQNPMNLGSSSESILEEDESRTQRGSVQKERRICARGWLGCEESRTGPPVLQTHSGVGNAELSPGERRSKSLERTNKTPQVKGHRVRSSSGGSSTVLPKKLINGYAFRFGKLDLEAAIPGIEKRNKDNSGLSEDGLRSSLRRNSADECQVSSKASISPVSSTAPPAVSSVSVSSLMTQVKQELLTSGVIQLPGNQDRSGRGVLQVCCTSDVCFTASDISYLLCYYYSTLRQERRDLGLTVLVDCRKQPAPPVLFSSLSQFQSSLPNALYFVLLLVDKDAAVKAERDLTVPSEVLTSLKALQKHIDSSQLTRDLEGTFSYDHSHYIHFRQKIDPFALSCSVAIASLQSSIETLNNISGLESSAEVSEVISLQKNLMMNILEDAKLNRLRMEGGTFLARIRKEDMCENENYRDAVDLVSTLYNQVDEEIHKLVILSNRTLQQLEKLLEEHSIHEQHQEVKKWFCVESEKHLAPLDSYILSLSSIQDMRQNLAQFIQDATEQQKKAAALMKESKAFSASSDLLEFREHVTSILPRCQTRKNHLELLLNLYEFYESANQWLVHCQDYFCHLRVDDDTLGFSSTVLQVLRDYHSEATKFSLDNFSTLNQMVLNLDSPLELQQWNTVWQKCQQTKTHLEELLAKGSSAPLNPKESSSSETLSKPTDTPTGCELPSLNSSFDFDDGKPHSAGPFSKNQIPFPFLSESGKLSPSPFDDTDSDCTVDSSASCHSEPLHSPATPHRKQPLKKLMKTVSYELTARDKGHTDAGHHGYTGVYIKGLEVTNNVCVEQKLQSPALIRSHSLSSPPRVHSRHSDGDIKRHSSKIQHIMDEMISTEREYVRSLRYIIEHYFPEMERLDLPQDLRGKRSIVFGNLEKLCDFHSQYFLKDLESCAHSPLSVSACFLRHEEQFGMYALYSKNKPRSDALLTSHANSFFKNKQVELGDKMDLASYLLKPIQRMSKYALLLKDLIKECDQSHEQELADLRTAEEMVKFQLRHGNDLLAMDAIRGCDVNLKEQGQLRCQDEFIVWCGRKKNLRHVFLFEDLILFSKTKKIEGGYDIYIYKQSFKTAEIGMTENVGSSGLRFEIWFRRRKSQDTFILQACSGDVKAVWTAVIGKILWRQALRNRELRMQEMVSMGIGNKPFMDIKPSDSAISDRAVDYISKESRMRASVAVSSFDHSTPFKRPHSTISNSSSSSSSSQSSSSLLGSLSLHLYPSHPSLSHWPYDCIEEDELEHDSTAHTSMISENADSSSSVQHHPSVAMETCHGSDAGSYLSSPTPSPSPPKVITSILYNKEPELQSQTSNFITASRTCRSALGFSTLV, encoded by the exons ATGTTGAGCACTATGCACTCCAGAGTAAAGTCACGGAGCTGTGAGAATTACCTGAGCATTAAG GATTCTGAGTCGCTGGATAACTGTATTCAGAGCATCTTATCAGCGCTGTACCCTCCGTTCAGCTCCACGGCAGCGACCGTCCTCTTTCAGCTCTTCAGTGTGGTGGAGAGACAGTATCGCAGTGATGGTCTGCGCTGTTTCATCGACTTTCTCTTACCTGCCAAGAGAATCCTGCACGTCATAAAACACGAGGCCTGT CTTCGGTTCAAAGGCCTGTTGCTGTGTCACAAGGGATGGCCGCTCTGTTTGCATGAGAAAGTCGTTCTTCAGCTGGCACCCCTGCACAAAGTTCGCCTGCGACAGGGAGATTTCTACCTGCAGGTGGTTCCTTTAGGCCGCAAGGCTGCCAAACTGGTGATAAAATGCCTGTCTGGCAGCGGGCAAGCCATCACAGAGATCCCCGTCGCCGAGAGCATGTACGGCAGCGTGTTCACGCCTGAATTCCTGCAGAATGTAACGCGCGATCGCAACCTGCACCCTCTCCAGAACTGCCTCCTCAATACCGGCAGCGTGGTCTACCGCACGCCCTGGAAGAACGTGGTCAACCCTTTATTCGTCACCAGCACGGCCGACGCCATCATGCAGGCCCGCTGCGGGACCCTGCGGGGTCAGCTGAGCACCTGCAGCACGCACGGCTCCACCGGAACGCTCGACAGTCGCCGCAGCTCGCGGGATTCCCTGCACTCGCAGGGGGCGGAGTCAACCGCGTCTGCGCCCGTCCTCAGTCGCAGCCTTACTGATGTGGGCATCAGCTCGGAGTCGACCTCGAGTCCCGGCTCCCTTCCCCAGACGCCAACCCTGGACGAGACATGTGTTCGGAGCGCTCACAAAATGCTGTCGTTCAGCACCGACCTCAGTAACCCCGGCCTCCGGAAACACCACCGCAGAGACTCGGCGGCCTTCGAGTCGCGCCGGCTGTTCCGCAAATCTTACATGGAGGCACTGCAGAACCCCATGAACCTCGGATCCAGCTCGGAGTCTATTCTAGAAGAAGATGAATCCAGGACACAGCGAGGCTCCGTTCAGAAGGAGAGAAGGATCTGCGCTCGGGGATGGTTGGGATGTGAGGAATCTCGCACCGGCCCTCCCGTCCTCCAGACGCACAGCGGAGTCGGGAACGCTGAACTCAGTCCAGGAGAGAGACGCTCCAAATCTCTGGAACGTACTAACAAAACCccacaggtcaaaggtcaccgaGTGCGCTCCTCCTCCGGCGGCTCCAGTACTGTCCTGCCCAAAAAACTCATTAACGGTTACGCCTTCCGTTTCGGCAAACTGGACTTGGAGGCGGCCATCCCGGGCATCGAGAAGCGGAACAAAGATAACTCAG GTCTGTCTGAAGATGGACTTCGGTCGAGTCTCAGAAGAAACAGTGCAGATGAATGTCAAGTGTCCAGTAAAGCGTCCATCTCTCCGGTCTCCTCCACAGCGCCCCCCGCTGTCAGCAGTGTGTCTGTGTCCTCTCTCATGACACAGGTCAAACAGGAGCTCTTGACCTCCGGTGTCATACAGCTTCCCG GGAATCAGGACCGCAGCGGGAGAGGCGTTCTGCAGGTGTGCTGTACATCTGATGTGTGTTTCACAGCGAGCGACATCAGCTATCTGTTGTGTTATTACTACAGCACACTGAG GCAGGAGAGACGTGATCTGGGTTTGACAGTTCTCGTGGACTGTCGAAAGCAGCCGGCCCCACCCGTGCTGTTCTCCAGTCTGTCTCAGTTTCAG TCTTCTCTACCAAATGCACTTTACTTTGTTCTGTTACTGGTGGACAAAGATGCAGCAGTCAAAGCTGAAAGAGACTTGACCGTTCCA TCTGAAGTCTTGACGTCTCTGAAAGCTCTACAGAAACACATTGATTCTTCTCAGCTCACAAGAGATTTGGAAGGCACCTTCTCTTATGACCACAGCCACTACATTCACTTCAGACAG AAAATCGATCCGTTTGCTCTCAGCTGCAGTGTGGCGATCGCCTCCCTTCAGAGCTCGATTGAGACGCTAAACAACATCAGCGGTCTGGAGTCATCTGCG GAGGTGTCGGAGGTCATCAGTCTGCAGAAGAATCTCATGATGAATATCCTGGAAGATGCTAAACTGAACCGTCTCAGAATGGAGGGTGGGACATTTCTGGCACGCATCAGGAAAGAGGATATGTGTGAAAATGAGAACTACAG GGATGCTGTGGATTTGGTCAGCACTCTGTATAATCAGGTGGATGAAGAGATTCATAAACTGGTGATTCTGTCTAACAGAACCCTACAGCAGCTTGAGAAACTGCTGGAAGAACACTCCATCCACGAGCAACATCAGGAG GTtaagaaatggttttgtgtggagagtgAGAAACATTTGGCTCCTCTGGACTCTTACATTCTCAGTTTGAGCTCCATTCAGGACATGAGACAGAATCTCGCCCAGTTCATACAAGACGCCACA GAACAGCAGAAGAAAGCTGCGGCATTAATGAAGGAGTCGAAAGCGTTCTCCGCTTCTTCAGATCTGCTGGAGTTCAGAGAACACGTCACCTCCATCCTGCCGCGCTGCCAAACACGCAAGAACCACCTGGAGCTCCTGCTCAACCTCTACGAGTTCTATGAATCG GCAAACCAGTGGCTGGTTCATTGTCAGgattatttctgtcatctgagGGTGGATGATGATACGCTGGGTTTCAGCTCAACGGTTCTGCAGGTTTTGCGGGATTACCACAGCGAAGCCACTAAATTCTCTTTAGACAACTTCAGCACGCTCAACCAGATGGTGTTAAACCTCGACAGCCCGCTGGAGCTTCAGCAGTGGAATACGGTTTGGCAGAAGTGCCAGCAAACCAAAACGCATCTTGAGGAACTACTGGCCAAGGGTTCTTCTGCCCCGCTTAACCCGAAAGAGTCCAGTTCATCCGAGACTTTGAGTAAACCCACGGACACTCCGACCGGATGTGAGCTTCCTTCGCTCAACTCCTCGTTTGATTTTGACGATGGGAAGCCTCATTCTGCCGGCCCGTTCTCTAAAAATCAGATTCCCTTCCCGTTCCTCTCAGAGAGCGGTAAACTCTCGCCGTCTCCGTTTGACGACACCGACAGCGACTGCACCGTCGACTCTTCGGCCTCCTGCCACTCTGAGCCGCTTCATTCACCGGCCACACCTCACCGTAAGCAACCGCTGAAGAAACTCATGAAGACCGTGAGCTACGAGCTGACGGCCCGGGATAAAGGTCACACGGATGCAGGTCATCACGGATACACGGGCGTCTACATCAAAGGTCTGGAGGTGACCAACAACGTGTGCGTGGAGCAGAAACTCCAGAGTCCAGCGCTGATCCGCAGTCACAGTCTGTCATCACCGCCCAGAGTCCACAGCCGACACAGCGATGGAGACATCAAGAGACACAGCAG TAAAATCCAGCACATCATGGATGAGATGATTTCTACAGAGCGAGAGTACGTCCGCTCTCTCAGATACATCATTGAACATTATTTCCCTGAGATGGAGCGTTTGGATCTGCCGCAGGATCTGCGAGGGAAGCGCAGTATTGTTTTCGGGAATCTGGAGAAGTTGTGTGACTTTCACAGTCAGTATTTTCTGAAGGATCTGGAGAGCTGCGCTCACTCGCCGCTGTCTGTCAGCGCATGCTTTCTGCGACAC GAGGAACAGTTTGGGATGTACGCGCTTTACAGCAAAAACAAACCTCGGTCAGATGCCCTGTTAACCAGTCACGCCAACAGTTTCTTTAAG AATAAACAGGTGGAGTTGGGTGATAAGATGGATCTGGCGTCTTACCTGCTGAAGCCCATtcagaggatgagtaaatacgCCCTCCTGCTGAAAGATCTCATTAAAGAATGCGACCAATCACACGAGCAGGAGCTCGCTGACCTCAGAACGGCTGAAGAGATGGTCAAATTCCAGCTGCGCCACGGCAACGACCTGCTGGCCATGGACGCCATCCGTGGATGTGAT GTGAATCTGAAGGAACAGGGTCAGCTCAGATGTCAAGATGAGTTCATCGTCTGGTGCGGACGGAAAAAAAACCTCCGTCACGTCTTCCTGTTCGAGGACCTCATCCTCTTCAGCAAGACCAAAAAGATAGAAGGAGGATATGACATCTACATCTACAAGCAGTCCTTCAAG ACGGCTGAGATTGGAATGACGGAGAATGTGGGCAGCAGCGGACTGAGGTTTGAGATCTGGTTCCGCCGACGGAAGTCTCAGGACACCTTCATCCTTCAGGCCTGTTCTGGAGACGTGAAGGCTGTGTGGACCGCCGTGATCGGAAAAATCCTGTGGAGACAGGCCTTACGCAACCGAG AGCTGCGAATGCAGGAGATGGTTTCTATGGGAATCGGAAACAAGCCGTTTATGGACATTAAACCCAGCGACTCGGCCATCAGCGATCGGGCCGTGGACTACATTTCGAAAG AGTCGAGGATGAGGGCGTCTGTAGCCGTGTCGTCCTTCGATCACTCCACGCCGTTTAAGAGACCTCACTCCACCATCTCTAACAGCAGCTCGTCTTCATCCAGCAGTCAGTCTTCGTCATCACTGCTGGGATCTCTCAGTCTACACCTGTACCCCTCACacccgtctctctctcactggcCTTACGACTGCATCGAAGAGGACGAGCTGGAGCATGACTCCACCGCACACACGTCTATGA TCTCGGAGAACGCAGACTCGTCCAGCTCGGTCCAGCATCACCCTTCCGTTGCCATGGAGACTTGCCATGGCAGCGATGCGGGATCTTACCTCTCCTCTCCGACGCCCTCCCCGTCTCCACCTAAAGTCATCACATCCATCCTGTACAACAAAGAGCCGGAGCTCCAGTCTCAAACCAGCAACTTCATCACAGCT AGCAGGACGTGTCGCTCAGCGTTAGGCTTCTCCACTCTGGTCTGA
- the zgc:158766 gene encoding pleckstrin homology domain-containing family G member 4B isoform X1: MLSTMHSRVKSRSCENYLSIKDDTTPDLLMSCPAVYDSESLDNCIQSILSALYPPFSSTAATVLFQLFSVVERQYRSDGLRCFIDFLLPAKRILHVIKHEACLRFKGLLLCHKGWPLCLHEKVVLQLAPLHKVRLRQGDFYLQVVPLGRKAAKLVIKCLSGSGQAITEIPVAESMYGSVFTPEFLQNVTRDRNLHPLQNCLLNTGSVVYRTPWKNVVNPLFVTSTADAIMQARCGTLRGQLSTCSTHGSTGTLDSRRSSRDSLHSQGAESTASAPVLSRSLTDVGISSESTSSPGSLPQTPTLDETCVRSAHKMLSFSTDLSNPGLRKHHRRDSAAFESRRLFRKSYMEALQNPMNLGSSSESILEEDESRTQRGSVQKERRICARGWLGCEESRTGPPVLQTHSGVGNAELSPGERRSKSLERTNKTPQVKGHRVRSSSGGSSTVLPKKLINGYAFRFGKLDLEAAIPGIEKRNKDNSGLSEDGLRSSLRRNSADECQVSSKASISPVSSTAPPAVSSVSVSSLMTQVKQELLTSGVIQLPGNQDRSGRGVLQVCCTSDVCFTASDISYLLCYYYSTLRQERRDLGLTVLVDCRKQPAPPVLFSSLSQFQSSLPNALYFVLLLVDKDAAVKAERDLTVPSEVLTSLKALQKHIDSSQLTRDLEGTFSYDHSHYIHFRQKIDPFALSCSVAIASLQSSIETLNNISGLESSAEVSEVISLQKNLMMNILEDAKLNRLRMEGGTFLARIRKEDMCENENYRDAVDLVSTLYNQVDEEIHKLVILSNRTLQQLEKLLEEHSIHEQHQEVKKWFCVESEKHLAPLDSYILSLSSIQDMRQNLAQFIQDATEQQKKAAALMKESKAFSASSDLLEFREHVTSILPRCQTRKNHLELLLNLYEFYESANQWLVHCQDYFCHLRVDDDTLGFSSTVLQVLRDYHSEATKFSLDNFSTLNQMVLNLDSPLELQQWNTVWQKCQQTKTHLEELLAKGSSAPLNPKESSSSETLSKPTDTPTGCELPSLNSSFDFDDGKPHSAGPFSKNQIPFPFLSESGKLSPSPFDDTDSDCTVDSSASCHSEPLHSPATPHRKQPLKKLMKTVSYELTARDKGHTDAGHHGYTGVYIKGLEVTNNVCVEQKLQSPALIRSHSLSSPPRVHSRHSDGDIKRHSSKIQHIMDEMISTEREYVRSLRYIIEHYFPEMERLDLPQDLRGKRSIVFGNLEKLCDFHSQYFLKDLESCAHSPLSVSACFLRHEEQFGMYALYSKNKPRSDALLTSHANSFFKNKQVELGDKMDLASYLLKPIQRMSKYALLLKDLIKECDQSHEQELADLRTAEEMVKFQLRHGNDLLAMDAIRGCDVNLKEQGQLRCQDEFIVWCGRKKNLRHVFLFEDLILFSKTKKIEGGYDIYIYKQSFKTAEIGMTENVGSSGLRFEIWFRRRKSQDTFILQACSGDVKAVWTAVIGKILWRQALRNRELRMQEMVSMGIGNKPFMDIKPSDSAISDRAVDYISKESRMRASVAVSSFDHSTPFKRPHSTISNSSSSSSSSQSSSSLLGSLSLHLYPSHPSLSHWPYDCIEEDELEHDSTAHTSMISENADSSSSVQHHPSVAMETCHGSDAGSYLSSPTPSPSPPKVITSILYNKEPELQSQTSNFITASRTCRSALGFSTLV; encoded by the exons ATGTTGAGCACTATGCACTCCAGAGTAAAGTCACGGAGCTGTGAGAATTACCTGAGCATTAAG GACGACACGACCCCTGACCTCCTGATGTCCTGTCctgctgtgtat GATTCTGAGTCGCTGGATAACTGTATTCAGAGCATCTTATCAGCGCTGTACCCTCCGTTCAGCTCCACGGCAGCGACCGTCCTCTTTCAGCTCTTCAGTGTGGTGGAGAGACAGTATCGCAGTGATGGTCTGCGCTGTTTCATCGACTTTCTCTTACCTGCCAAGAGAATCCTGCACGTCATAAAACACGAGGCCTGT CTTCGGTTCAAAGGCCTGTTGCTGTGTCACAAGGGATGGCCGCTCTGTTTGCATGAGAAAGTCGTTCTTCAGCTGGCACCCCTGCACAAAGTTCGCCTGCGACAGGGAGATTTCTACCTGCAGGTGGTTCCTTTAGGCCGCAAGGCTGCCAAACTGGTGATAAAATGCCTGTCTGGCAGCGGGCAAGCCATCACAGAGATCCCCGTCGCCGAGAGCATGTACGGCAGCGTGTTCACGCCTGAATTCCTGCAGAATGTAACGCGCGATCGCAACCTGCACCCTCTCCAGAACTGCCTCCTCAATACCGGCAGCGTGGTCTACCGCACGCCCTGGAAGAACGTGGTCAACCCTTTATTCGTCACCAGCACGGCCGACGCCATCATGCAGGCCCGCTGCGGGACCCTGCGGGGTCAGCTGAGCACCTGCAGCACGCACGGCTCCACCGGAACGCTCGACAGTCGCCGCAGCTCGCGGGATTCCCTGCACTCGCAGGGGGCGGAGTCAACCGCGTCTGCGCCCGTCCTCAGTCGCAGCCTTACTGATGTGGGCATCAGCTCGGAGTCGACCTCGAGTCCCGGCTCCCTTCCCCAGACGCCAACCCTGGACGAGACATGTGTTCGGAGCGCTCACAAAATGCTGTCGTTCAGCACCGACCTCAGTAACCCCGGCCTCCGGAAACACCACCGCAGAGACTCGGCGGCCTTCGAGTCGCGCCGGCTGTTCCGCAAATCTTACATGGAGGCACTGCAGAACCCCATGAACCTCGGATCCAGCTCGGAGTCTATTCTAGAAGAAGATGAATCCAGGACACAGCGAGGCTCCGTTCAGAAGGAGAGAAGGATCTGCGCTCGGGGATGGTTGGGATGTGAGGAATCTCGCACCGGCCCTCCCGTCCTCCAGACGCACAGCGGAGTCGGGAACGCTGAACTCAGTCCAGGAGAGAGACGCTCCAAATCTCTGGAACGTACTAACAAAACCccacaggtcaaaggtcaccgaGTGCGCTCCTCCTCCGGCGGCTCCAGTACTGTCCTGCCCAAAAAACTCATTAACGGTTACGCCTTCCGTTTCGGCAAACTGGACTTGGAGGCGGCCATCCCGGGCATCGAGAAGCGGAACAAAGATAACTCAG GTCTGTCTGAAGATGGACTTCGGTCGAGTCTCAGAAGAAACAGTGCAGATGAATGTCAAGTGTCCAGTAAAGCGTCCATCTCTCCGGTCTCCTCCACAGCGCCCCCCGCTGTCAGCAGTGTGTCTGTGTCCTCTCTCATGACACAGGTCAAACAGGAGCTCTTGACCTCCGGTGTCATACAGCTTCCCG GGAATCAGGACCGCAGCGGGAGAGGCGTTCTGCAGGTGTGCTGTACATCTGATGTGTGTTTCACAGCGAGCGACATCAGCTATCTGTTGTGTTATTACTACAGCACACTGAG GCAGGAGAGACGTGATCTGGGTTTGACAGTTCTCGTGGACTGTCGAAAGCAGCCGGCCCCACCCGTGCTGTTCTCCAGTCTGTCTCAGTTTCAG TCTTCTCTACCAAATGCACTTTACTTTGTTCTGTTACTGGTGGACAAAGATGCAGCAGTCAAAGCTGAAAGAGACTTGACCGTTCCA TCTGAAGTCTTGACGTCTCTGAAAGCTCTACAGAAACACATTGATTCTTCTCAGCTCACAAGAGATTTGGAAGGCACCTTCTCTTATGACCACAGCCACTACATTCACTTCAGACAG AAAATCGATCCGTTTGCTCTCAGCTGCAGTGTGGCGATCGCCTCCCTTCAGAGCTCGATTGAGACGCTAAACAACATCAGCGGTCTGGAGTCATCTGCG GAGGTGTCGGAGGTCATCAGTCTGCAGAAGAATCTCATGATGAATATCCTGGAAGATGCTAAACTGAACCGTCTCAGAATGGAGGGTGGGACATTTCTGGCACGCATCAGGAAAGAGGATATGTGTGAAAATGAGAACTACAG GGATGCTGTGGATTTGGTCAGCACTCTGTATAATCAGGTGGATGAAGAGATTCATAAACTGGTGATTCTGTCTAACAGAACCCTACAGCAGCTTGAGAAACTGCTGGAAGAACACTCCATCCACGAGCAACATCAGGAG GTtaagaaatggttttgtgtggagagtgAGAAACATTTGGCTCCTCTGGACTCTTACATTCTCAGTTTGAGCTCCATTCAGGACATGAGACAGAATCTCGCCCAGTTCATACAAGACGCCACA GAACAGCAGAAGAAAGCTGCGGCATTAATGAAGGAGTCGAAAGCGTTCTCCGCTTCTTCAGATCTGCTGGAGTTCAGAGAACACGTCACCTCCATCCTGCCGCGCTGCCAAACACGCAAGAACCACCTGGAGCTCCTGCTCAACCTCTACGAGTTCTATGAATCG GCAAACCAGTGGCTGGTTCATTGTCAGgattatttctgtcatctgagGGTGGATGATGATACGCTGGGTTTCAGCTCAACGGTTCTGCAGGTTTTGCGGGATTACCACAGCGAAGCCACTAAATTCTCTTTAGACAACTTCAGCACGCTCAACCAGATGGTGTTAAACCTCGACAGCCCGCTGGAGCTTCAGCAGTGGAATACGGTTTGGCAGAAGTGCCAGCAAACCAAAACGCATCTTGAGGAACTACTGGCCAAGGGTTCTTCTGCCCCGCTTAACCCGAAAGAGTCCAGTTCATCCGAGACTTTGAGTAAACCCACGGACACTCCGACCGGATGTGAGCTTCCTTCGCTCAACTCCTCGTTTGATTTTGACGATGGGAAGCCTCATTCTGCCGGCCCGTTCTCTAAAAATCAGATTCCCTTCCCGTTCCTCTCAGAGAGCGGTAAACTCTCGCCGTCTCCGTTTGACGACACCGACAGCGACTGCACCGTCGACTCTTCGGCCTCCTGCCACTCTGAGCCGCTTCATTCACCGGCCACACCTCACCGTAAGCAACCGCTGAAGAAACTCATGAAGACCGTGAGCTACGAGCTGACGGCCCGGGATAAAGGTCACACGGATGCAGGTCATCACGGATACACGGGCGTCTACATCAAAGGTCTGGAGGTGACCAACAACGTGTGCGTGGAGCAGAAACTCCAGAGTCCAGCGCTGATCCGCAGTCACAGTCTGTCATCACCGCCCAGAGTCCACAGCCGACACAGCGATGGAGACATCAAGAGACACAGCAG TAAAATCCAGCACATCATGGATGAGATGATTTCTACAGAGCGAGAGTACGTCCGCTCTCTCAGATACATCATTGAACATTATTTCCCTGAGATGGAGCGTTTGGATCTGCCGCAGGATCTGCGAGGGAAGCGCAGTATTGTTTTCGGGAATCTGGAGAAGTTGTGTGACTTTCACAGTCAGTATTTTCTGAAGGATCTGGAGAGCTGCGCTCACTCGCCGCTGTCTGTCAGCGCATGCTTTCTGCGACAC GAGGAACAGTTTGGGATGTACGCGCTTTACAGCAAAAACAAACCTCGGTCAGATGCCCTGTTAACCAGTCACGCCAACAGTTTCTTTAAG AATAAACAGGTGGAGTTGGGTGATAAGATGGATCTGGCGTCTTACCTGCTGAAGCCCATtcagaggatgagtaaatacgCCCTCCTGCTGAAAGATCTCATTAAAGAATGCGACCAATCACACGAGCAGGAGCTCGCTGACCTCAGAACGGCTGAAGAGATGGTCAAATTCCAGCTGCGCCACGGCAACGACCTGCTGGCCATGGACGCCATCCGTGGATGTGAT GTGAATCTGAAGGAACAGGGTCAGCTCAGATGTCAAGATGAGTTCATCGTCTGGTGCGGACGGAAAAAAAACCTCCGTCACGTCTTCCTGTTCGAGGACCTCATCCTCTTCAGCAAGACCAAAAAGATAGAAGGAGGATATGACATCTACATCTACAAGCAGTCCTTCAAG ACGGCTGAGATTGGAATGACGGAGAATGTGGGCAGCAGCGGACTGAGGTTTGAGATCTGGTTCCGCCGACGGAAGTCTCAGGACACCTTCATCCTTCAGGCCTGTTCTGGAGACGTGAAGGCTGTGTGGACCGCCGTGATCGGAAAAATCCTGTGGAGACAGGCCTTACGCAACCGAG AGCTGCGAATGCAGGAGATGGTTTCTATGGGAATCGGAAACAAGCCGTTTATGGACATTAAACCCAGCGACTCGGCCATCAGCGATCGGGCCGTGGACTACATTTCGAAAG AGTCGAGGATGAGGGCGTCTGTAGCCGTGTCGTCCTTCGATCACTCCACGCCGTTTAAGAGACCTCACTCCACCATCTCTAACAGCAGCTCGTCTTCATCCAGCAGTCAGTCTTCGTCATCACTGCTGGGATCTCTCAGTCTACACCTGTACCCCTCACacccgtctctctctcactggcCTTACGACTGCATCGAAGAGGACGAGCTGGAGCATGACTCCACCGCACACACGTCTATGA TCTCGGAGAACGCAGACTCGTCCAGCTCGGTCCAGCATCACCCTTCCGTTGCCATGGAGACTTGCCATGGCAGCGATGCGGGATCTTACCTCTCCTCTCCGACGCCCTCCCCGTCTCCACCTAAAGTCATCACATCCATCCTGTACAACAAAGAGCCGGAGCTCCAGTCTCAAACCAGCAACTTCATCACAGCT AGCAGGACGTGTCGCTCAGCGTTAGGCTTCTCCACTCTGGTCTGA